AGCCTTCAAGTTTGAAATTCCCCTAAAACCCTTAAATTTTACCCTGAACCCTGGATTTGAGGAGACAGATGTGAGAGCActgcctcctgtctccttgccaatCTACCTTGCCATAAAGTTCCTATCTCTAAAGTCAGTGCCATTGTATTGGCTTCTATGTGTGGCAGGCAGTGAGCCCTTGCTCATTAATGCTAGCAAATGACAGGCCTGGAACTATACTCCTGGTCTGAATTTCTCTAGATCCCATACTGTTCTACTCCTCTTTACCTAAAGCAGAGCTCTTGTTCTTTAATATTCAAATGTGTCTTAGGTTAAAAATAATGACTCTGTGCCCAAAGAACTGGGTTGCAGTATATCCTAAGCATTGAACAATACCTCAGTAAATCAAAGTTATGAATAAGGAGAAATAATAATATTCAGTGATAGTATGATCAGTTCTATATGCTGTGTCAAATGACCTCAATCAAGGAATCACAAAACCATCCTGGACAGCTCCTTTCCTTTAGAAGTGCAGGCATACTTCGGATACAGTGGGTTAGGTTCCCGACCActtttataaagcaaatattgcaataaagtacgttacacaaatttttttgtttgccAATGCTTATAAAAGTTGTTAATCCTATTGTACATTTACTAAACAATACCTTAAACAATGTattcatcttaatttaaaaatatagaacaattacaatagtaacaaaGATAACTGATCACAGTTAACTGATgacaccataacaaatacaataatgaaaaaatttgaaatatttcaagaattaaCAAAATGTGGCACAGGGACCTGAAGtgagcaaatggtgttggggaaatgTACCCATATACACattcaatgcagggttgccacaaacgtTCAATTTGTAATAAAACATACTATGTGTCAAGTATGATGAagtgaaatacaataaaaaaaggtCTGCCTGTAAATCAAAACAAGTCACATAAGAGGGTAACTCTGGCTATTGAAAAGGACAGATCAGTGTTATTTTTCTCTGGGAGTCCACCCCTATCCTGGACCCCTTGCATCATGTTGTAGGTTCCCCATTTCACATTGAGTATGGGACATGAAACTGTAAGGTTTGCATTAGGGACACTGCTCAAGAGTTTGCAGGGGTGTGACAGTCCCCAGGAACCTTTTAATCCAAGAAATAGACAAAATGAGGACCCCCATGAATGAGGACTGGAAGAGACAACCACTCCAAAATATAAGGTCATTCAGAGACCTGCCCAAGCTTGCTTGGAGGCCTACAATGCCCAAGCAGGGAAGTCAGATTGGACATCCCCTCTTATATTCCTTACAGTTCTCAGCAAATTCAAAGTCTTGGTCTAAGGAAGAATGGCCTCAGTTCAGTAGAGGGAGAATCTCAGGTTAGATATATGCCAAGTGGAGGACCCCAAGTGAGGAATGTAGGGACCACTGATTCCAGAACGGTCATCTGATCGGTAGAGACTCCATTCTGTCAGTTCTCAGGACCCAAACATCCCTGGCCTAATATGGCTCACTGTAACTTCTACCTCGGAAGTCTCAGGAACAAGTAGACCTTAACTTGAGCAGAATAACTTCTTGTCAGGGAGTGTCCAGTCTCGGGACTGGCCAGGAGCAAGGTGAGGTCCAGGACTGAGGAAAGGGAGTAAGATACACAAATGAGTGGGCTTTACAGATCCCTGCCTACCATTCTTAACCACGAGAGGCTTTAGGCTGAGATATAAGGCTGAGAAGCCTCATTTCTGCCTGTCAGGTCTCAGTAAGGGAAGGTTTTGTCTCACAGGATGGGCCCCAGTTCTGAAGAGGGAGGAGTCTTGGTCATAACCAGAGTCAAGGTGGGGACCTCAGTGCTAGTGAGAGGAGCTCTCCCCCAAAGAGGGAGGCTCACAGGGTAGCAACCGTCTCCTCAGGGAGAGAGGGTCATAAGCAGGGTGCCCTGACTTCCCCACTAGGGAGTCAGGAGACGAGGGCTTTGTGAGCTGGAGGACTCGGGTCTGTAgagggagagcttcctggctcTGATAGGTGGCGCACGGAGGATCCTGAGGGAGGAGCCTGAGGGACCGCCCACGGAGTCCACAGAGCCCCGCCCCTGCAGTCAGTCCTCAGAGACCGTGCGCCGCACAGCCGTGGCCGGAAGTGGCTCGCTAGTGACTTCCGCTTCCGGGGCTAGGGGGTCAGACGGTTGTGCACAACCTTTGTTCCGCAGAAGGTGGATTCTGAAGGCTGGTCTGAAGGCAAGGTGAGGGCCTGCTTGTGGACCAGAGAGTCCATTACCCACTCCCATAACCCAGGGGGCCCCACAAAGTCCCTTCTCTGTGATCAGCTGTGGAGATTTCCAGCAAAGCTTTTAGGCTAAGTTTTGCCTGGAGAGTCTCAGGGCAGAAAGCTTTGGTCTAAGAGAGTAGCCTCGTTTCTGCAAATCAAGGAAACCTAGGCCCTAACTAAAGTCAAGGGGAGGGTCCTGAATGCTAATGAGGGGTTCTCTCCCTGGTAGAGATGGCAACCCAAAGCAGCACCCTCAGTTCCTGGAGGCTCTGGGCAGAGGTCGTCACAAATAACAGGCCCTGATTTACCCACTAGGAGCTCAAGGAGCTGAAGCTTTGTTTGGAGGCTTGTGGACATAGTTCAGTAAAGGAAGGAGTCCCAGGCTCTGATAGACAGGAATCTTGAATGAGGACCTAGGGACCACCGATTCCAGAACACTGGGGTCCCGTCCCATagagccccgcccctgctgtcaGCTCTTAGAGACCCTGTGCACTCGTGGCCGGATATGAGTCATCATGACTTCCGTTTCGAGTTTCCAGGAAGTGAAAACTTCTGTGTGAGGTGAGGCCTCTGGCCAGCGGCGGGTGGATTCCCAGGACTGGTCTGGAGTCAAGGTGAAGAATTTGGTGGAAACTGAGGGGGTCACACAAAGTCTCACTGCTGCTGTAAGCTCTAGGAAGCCCCAGTAGAGCCATCAGACTGAGTTCGGCCTGGAATGTGTTAGGGAAGGAGGGCCTTGATCTAGGGAGTAACCCCCGTCCTACAAATGGTGGATACGTAGGCCCTTACTGCAGTGAAGGTGAGGGCCTTGAGTATTAATAAGGGAACTTCTCCCCATTTAGGTGAGGTGTCACAGAGCAGCGCCCCTGTACTTACTTCTAGGAGGCTCCAGTTAGGGGTAGTCATATATAGAGGACCCTGACTTTCCCCTCTAGGGACTCAGGGAATTGAGGGCTTTGCTCTGAGGCTAGACTCCCTAGGTTATTGGAGGGACAAGTCCTACTGCCTACCCAGTGTTAAGGTCAGAGACATGAATGAGGACTAGGGGAATACCGACTCTGAAAAAATAGGATCTCATAAATTCTGCACCTTTTCTCAGAAATCCAGAATATCTGTTAAGCTGAGGCACTCCCCTCATTACTGTCTGGAGAGTCCCAGAGAGGTAAGGATGTTGGATTAATTGTCCACAATTTTGCAGAGGGAGGAGACCCAGGGCTTTATAGGAGTTATGGTGAGGACCCTGAATGAACATTGATGATACCCTTCACCCCACTAAAGAGGTGACAACAGAGAGTCCCTCCCCTCCTTGCTTGCAACACTGAGGAGCCCAGGCATGGAAGTCAGGTGTATGTGAACCATCCTTTCTTTTTGATGGCATCAGATTGGTGAGAGCCTTTGTCTGAGAAGAGATGCATCAGATCAGCAGAGGCAGATTTCCCAGGCCCTACCTAGAGCCAAGGGACCTTAAATGAGCACTGGGAACCTCAACGGATACAGACAGAGTCCCATAGAGCTGTCAGCTGTGGGTGCCCCCTGGCGGGGGTGGTGGACTAAGATGCCCCTCCACCTCTCCTGAAGGCCTCCCAAGAAGATGAGGAGCTGGGTTTGAGGTATAAATTTAGAGCAGCACAGAACACGGGGCCCAGGCCCTGCCAGAAGTTGATATGATTGTCCTGAGTGTGAACTGGGGACCCCTGTCCTCCAGAGCAGAGGAGGCTCCACAAGAACTGGACTCGCCCACTGCTACCCTGAGCCTCAGCAAACACCGGGCAGAGCTGGCAGGCTACAGCCTGAGGCTCACTTTAATTATTTCCACAGAGTTCTCAGAGGACAGAGTGATCAGGAGTCCTGTGGGTTCCTAGAGTGCCTGTGCAGAAACCTGCAGAGCGGCCTTCTTAAAGTCAGAGTGGTTGGTACCTCCCTGCTGCGGGTGCTCACACTCctcatcctctctcctctctgcccagaTCACCTGCTGTGTCTGACCACAATCACCATGCCTCGGGGTCAGAAAAGTAAGCTCCGCGCCCGTCAGAAACGCCACCAGGCCTATGGTGAGACCCAGGGCTTGAGGGGTGCTCAGGCCACTGCAACCAAGGGGGAAGCGTTCTCCTCTTCACCCCCTCCTTTTGGAGCTACTACTCAGAGAAAGCGTGGTGCTGGGTCACGTGGTGCTCCCAAGAGGCCTCAGAGAGTTCTGCCCACCACCACTGTGTCTGCAGGTGTGTCTCGCACAAGATCATGCAAAGGAGCCAACGGCAAAATTGAGAAAAAGCAAAGTGCCTCTCAGGCCCTGCTTTCCGCTGTGCGGTCTCAGAGAGACCCTCTAAGCAATGCAACGCGCATGTTGGTGCAGTTCCTGTTGCACAGGTATAAAATGAAAAAGCCCTTTGTGAAAGCAGATATGCTGAAGATCATCAGTAAGAAGTACCAAAATCGATTCCTTGAGATCCTCGAAAGAGCCTCTTTCAGCCTGGAGGTGGTATTTGGTGTTGATTTAAAGAAAGTCAACCTTCCCAAGCATTCTTACATCCTTGTCAGCAAGATGGACCTCCCTCACAATGGGACGGTCAGCCCAGGCAAGGGGTTTCCCAAGAGCGGCCTCCTGCTGAATCTCCTGGGCGTGATCTTCATGAAGGGCAACTGCGCCACTGAGGAGGAGATCTGGAAGTTCCTGAATAAAATGAGAGTCTACGCTGGGAAGAGACACTTCATATTCGGGGAGCCCAAGAAGCTCATCACGGAAGATTTGGTGAAGCTTAAGTATCTGGAATACCGGCAAGTGCCCAACAGTGATCCAGCTCGCTATGAGTTCCTGTGGGGTCCAAGAGCCCATGCCGAAACCAGCAAGATGAGAGTCCTGGAGTTTCTGGCCAAGATTAATCATACCATCCCCAGTGCCTTCCAGTCTTGGTATGAAGAGGCTTTGAAAGATGAAGAGGAGAGAGTCCAAGCCACAGTTACACTAAAGGCTGACACCAGTGCCGTGGCCAGTGGAAGTTCCAGTGTTATGTCCAGCAGCAACTACCACCCCTAGTGAAGTTGAGGCAGATTCTGCACTTTGTGGTTGAAGAGAGCAGTTAATGTTCCAAGTAGTGGAGGGCTGTGTGTGACTGAGGGAACACAGTGTATAATCCCTTTGTCTTCCTCTTCTATATGGGGAAttgggagatatttgtgttttggtttttttttttttttttgctctttgtcAAATGTTACTCCTAGATGAAGATTTAGCTAGCATTATCATCTAAGTTTCTGAGTTATATCCATCACACATACTGTTGTTTATCAGGCCTCAGAGTAAGAATTTTGctgttttgtaaaagaaattGAGATAACTTCCATCTTACTTAGTAATCTGGTGCAAGATAACATGGCATTGCAATGTGCATTTccttgaaaatgtgaaaaaatgtagCAGTAAAATATGTGGCATcgagaaatacagaaaaagtaaTATGGTCACTATTTGGCTTCCTAAtccctttcattttgtgttttaaaaaattataaataacagTATGTGCTTGGCTAATTCTAAATGTGGAATTAAATCATAATAAATTAGACCTCACGCTCACAGGCTGATTTATTTCCGAAACATGAATTGAGTATCTGCTCTTAGAAGGCTCCATGCTAGTACTGGGAAAGCTGAGGAAAAGACCGAGCCACTGACCATAAAATCACAGAGTCAAGAAGCAGCTGTCATGTAAGGAAAATGGTGATACATACTCTAAGATCAAAAGGACAAATGAAAAGGCAGGATAAGAAAGGAGAGAGGTGATTCCAGATGATAGCATCGGCAGTCAAATGTAAAGTCCCTGATGCAAGGCAGTGGTGGGCTTTGGGAAAATCGGAGTCCTTCAGTGGGAGGTAATTATGAGTTAGGGGCATGGTGGGCTGGGTGAGGCTGTGATGATCATGAGCGGAGCTGACTTCTCAGATGGTGGCCCCATAGTTGAAAGACAAAGCCTAGAATGGGAACCTGCCCTTGACAGTTACAGGCCTACCTGATTCtgttgtgctttgctttattgcagttcacagatactactttttttatttaacaacttCAAGGTTTCTGTCAGCTCTGCTTTGAACAAGTCtctcagtgccatttttccaacagcatttgctcacttcatgtctctgtgtcacgttttggtaattttcacaatatttcaaaccctccaccagcaaaaaggtGATgattcactgaaggctcagattatgattagcattttttttgCAAAAGCCTTTTTAAGTTAAGGTACGTACATTGTTTTTAGGCATAATGCTATTGCTtgcttaatagactacagtagagTGTAAACTTAATTTATAatagcactgggaaaccaaaaaattgttgtgactcactttattgtgacaCTTATTTTATTACAgcggtctggaaccaaacctgcaatatcttcGAGGTAGGCCTGTACTTTAGGGATGTGGGTAAATCAGAGAGAAATCACCCGAGACAGGAATGGAATGTGTCCTGTGCTCATGTCCCAGTGCAGGTGAACATTGTGCATGTTAGATGTTTTTTTCACATCATCTCCAGGGAGTTTTTGAGAAGGGTGGTACTCTCTTGAGGTGGGATGCCCAGAAGCTCCTGGACTGGCACTTGTTGTCCTGGTGGGGGAGCCAAAGCccactccattaaaaaaaaatcattcaaattaGGTTATCTTGTATATAATTTGGCAAGCTCTAGGCAAGGTCTAGATTTTTGTGGGTGGTTAAATGAATCAAATTAGGAGAGTTTATAGGGAAATGCAACTGAGAGGGAGGTACGTTTTTTGTCCTTGAAACATGTTTTAGAGCTTTGTGTCGCATTTGCTGAGGAAGTCTACCTTATGTCAACATGGATTGACATAGTTTAATGAGGAAATAGTTTTTCTTGCTAAGCAGTATTTTTCCTGGGAGGGGTTCCTTTGTCCTAGAACCCTGCttaattctctggcatcttcttgGATTTAAAATTAAATCTCAGTGTAGTGGGTTGAAACTCCAGGGGAAAAATTAATCATAGAATAGGCATCCTTTTAAGTCTGAGTGTAGGCCAGGCAATGGGCTGGGTACTTTACAGGCACTCTGTACAGTCCATCAGTCCCCAAGACAGAGCATATCAaacccatttcacaaatgaaaagaCTGAGGCTCATAGAGTTTGGGAATGTACCCAATTTCACACAGCTGTTAAGTGACAGTGTTGGAACTAGACCCCTGGCCTGAATTAAGTCTGAAGCTCACACTTCTCCACTCCTTCCAGCCTGAGGCCAACTTAATTCCTTAAATCACCTTCCTTCTCACTACTCTAAAATATCTCAGGTGATAAAAAGAAGGGCCCTGTGCCCAAAACACTGGACTGGAATCCATAACCATAGCAATAAGGCAATAAGCATATCAAAATAATTAAGAAGTATgaataaaggagagaaagataatGTTCAGTGACAATATGATAATCTACATATCCAAACTCAGATAACCTCAAAAGATCAGGGGCTTGCAAAATCATGCTGGACAGCCCCTTGCATTTGGAAGTTGAATCTATTCAAAGAGAAGTTATATTGAAGGCTGTCTGGCTGGTAAATAAAACGGATAGAtcagtgtactttttttttctttgacagcaCATCCATCCTGGAGTTTCAGCCTTGTGTTGGAGTGTCCCTATCTCACATCACTTCTGGGGCAGGGGCCCAGGGTTTGCCGTAGGGAAAGTGGTCAGGAGTTTGCAGGGATATGGCGTTTCAGAGGAGGCCTTTCATCAAAAAACAGAAGCCATGATGAAGGGCCCCTTGTAGGAAGACTGGGGAGAGCAAAATGCTGGGCCAAGTTGTCAGCCTGAGCAGGCCCTCACTTATTCTTGAGGGTTCTCAGGGACTTAAGAGGATGACTTCAGGTCAGCAGAGGGAGGAGTCCCAGTCTCTGCCACATATGACGGAGAGAACCCTGGATGAGGAATGAAGGAAGCACTGCCCTCCCAGAACAGTGTGGCCCATAGACTCTTGACCCTGCTGTCAGCCCTCAGAGTCCCCAGATAGCCTCAGCAGGATGTGGCTGAACCTGATTTCCACTTAAGAGGTCAAGAAGGTGAAGACCTTAGTCTGAGGCTGGCCAACTCAGGTCAGTAGAGATAGGATTTCCCAGGATTGCCAGGAGGAAGGTGAGCACCCCGAAGAGTTCTAGGACCACCAAACCCAAATTGTGGAGACCTCACAGAATCCTCCCTGTTGTCATGACAGATCTTGGTGTAAATGTTAGGCAGAGATGGCCTCATATCCTCTTCAGGGATAACAGAACAATGAGGAACATGGTTTGAGGGGGAGGTCCCAGGTCAGCAGATTGAGGCCTTCACATGGGTCAGATTTAGGATGCTGAGTTAGAACCCTGAGTGGGTTCACCATCATGCAGTCTCAGCCTGCTTCATACAGCTGTCACTCATGGGAGGGAGGCCATGGCAGGTGTGGCCAAATAAGGCCACCCTCACCTCCTTCTATTAGATCTCAGGGAGGTAAAAGCCTTT
This Camelus bactrianus isolate YW-2024 breed Bactrian camel chromosome X, ASM4877302v1, whole genome shotgun sequence DNA region includes the following protein-coding sequences:
- the LOC105081380 gene encoding melanoma-associated antigen B3, coding for MPRGQKSKLRARQKRHQAYGETQGLRGAQATATKGEAFSSSPPPFGATTQRKRGAGSRGAPKRPQRVLPTTTVSAGVSRTRSCKGANGKIEKKQSASQALLSAVRSQRDPLSNATRMLVQFLLHRYKMKKPFVKADMLKIISKKYQNRFLEILERASFSLEVVFGVDLKKVNLPKHSYILVSKMDLPHNGTVSPGKGFPKSGLLLNLLGVIFMKGNCATEEEIWKFLNKMRVYAGKRHFIFGEPKKLITEDLVKLKYLEYRQVPNSDPARYEFLWGPRAHAETSKMRVLEFLAKINHTIPSAFQSWYEEALKDEEERVQATVTLKADTSAVASGSSSVMSSSNYHP